The genomic region ctgttatgaatgaataaagaaatattaaaaatggaataaagaaataatgaataaataatattttaatgagatagaaaaaaagatagagagtctgttggaaagtgtatttgaaaaagtaaatatGTAAAAGGTAAAAGTCATTGTTCATTCTCCAAACAGTAAAATAATTTAAGGTGActgctggagatgctctaaTAGGATGTAAGCCAGTTCCTTGTAATCTCAATCACTCCAATAGTGGAaatcaaccaaataaaaatacatgtttagGTATTATAGAAGTGTATTTGGGCTCATTGCCAATCCTATGTATAGTAGAATGAGCTTTGCAAATCTCAATGGGTTCTAATCTCCATAGGATTCCCTCGTACCCTCTTCCCTAATATACTTGGATTGGCCTTATTAAGGTTAGATCAGATGGTTTGGTAGATACGTTACCAAATTAAATCTaccaaagatttaaaaaaaaaaaaaattacctgtCGCTTGAACTCTGTTTGAGTAGTGTTTATACTAGTTCCAAGAAAGTTTTGCCGAATTGAAAGCAACTCAACTACAACAGCACTAATGTTCAtcctttctcttagaatttcTGTGGAGCAAGCAACTCCAATTCCAAGTATCAAAATCAAGCATTCATGTATTTTGAAACTTCCATTTCGATTCCCATTCCAGGTGTCATTCATCCTTCTTTCTCCCTTTTGTCTTTCCTCGAGAATAGCAGGATCTATAATGTCaattatctgttctggcaaagTTTCTTTGACAAAGTCACGAAGACTTAAGTTATCATGGAACATGTTATCTATTGGTCTTTTTCCAGTGAACAtctctaataataatataccGTAACTATAAACATCACCATATATTGATACCTCGTTTCCCATTCCATACTCTGCAATTGCACATAACATATATTGTAATCGGCATActttcaaaacataaaaataagggaaataaatttttttagaagatttaaAGAATGTTTTTCAAtggtgtgaaaaaaaaagatacctAGAAATTTTCGTTATAATACATCTATCTTTTGTATACAATACATCcttagtaacaacatattttcaaGCCTAAAACTATAGTAGAAAATATGTGAAAAGGAAAGCAATTAAATTTGagaaatgtaaaataaatttaccTGGAGGAGTATAACCAATCGTTCCTCTAATCCCAATGGAGCTTAATTGATTAGTAGAAGAATCTTGGATAATATCATGAGGGAATCTTGCCAAGCCGAAATCACTTACATGTCCAACCATTTCATCATCAAGAAGAACATTGCTGGGCTTGAGGTCACAGTGAACAATTGGTGTTTCACAATAATAATGAAGATAATCCAATGCATTAGCAACATCAATAGCGATATTCAATCTTTGAAGAAAACTCAACTTTCTTGGTTTCTCAAGAGCATCATTTGTTATTGGAGTAGGATGTAACCACTCATCTAGGTTGCCATTTCCCAGGAACTCATATACCAATGCCTTAAAATCATGACCTTGATTGTCAATGCTCGAACATGCTGTGAGCAACTGTACAAGATTTCGATGTTTGATGTTTCTTAGAACCTCACATTCGACTTTGAAACTTTTGGAAGCTCCATGGCGCCCAAGTTTCAACACCTTGATAGCAACTGCATGTCTATACTGATCAAGAGTTCCTTTATACACTGACCCAAAACTACCCACACCAATTagattatcaaaagaaaatctATTAGTAGCATTTTGGAGACTTTTGTAAGAtacattcaaaaataaatttattgaatcACTTGAGgtattttctctccttttcttccttgaagaataaagaaataaaaatgatagaACCAAAGTTACTCCAAGAAGCCCGAAGAGTATAAAGATTATCCGCTTCAACATAAGGGTCAACTTCctcttcttggatttattgTTGTTGCAGTTAGGAAGTTGAAAGTTTGGTATGCCCCCACAAAGCTTACCATTTCCCTTAATTGAAGTTGCACTTGCATTCTTGAAAACCCCATTTGTTGGTACCTCACCCTCAAAATGGTTGTACGAGAGATTCAataatttcaagaaatcaaaactctccaaaaattttggaatcatgccagaaaaattattgttagAAAGGTCTAAATGTTCAAGACCTCTTAATGATTTCCAAGATGAAGGAACAACCCCTTGGAAAAAGTTTCTTCTCATGGCTAGAAATTCTAGCTTTACACAACGTGCAAGATGTGCCGGTATTTTACCAAACAACATATTTTCAGAAATATCCAAATGCtctaaatttttcaattttcctattTCCATGGGCAGGATACCAGTGAATTGGTTGCCAGACAAGTCAAGGCTATTTGGTGAAAATGAGAGACCAATAACTTGCGAGGATATGATACCGCTAAGATTGTTACGGGGAAGATGAAAAGTTATCAAATTTTGGCATTGACTTAGACTTGAAGGGATGCTTCCTTGAAGATTATTGTCTCCTAAATA from Castanea sativa cultivar Marrone di Chiusa Pesio chromosome 11, ASM4071231v1 harbors:
- the LOC142614573 gene encoding uncharacterized protein LOC142614573, translated to MGPCSHLISAPPSSSFSMHTFILLCCFGFFFTSVLGENNETDRLALLDFKAKISKDPLGVMSSWNDSIHFCQWKGVSCGRRHQRVTVLNLQSQKLVGSLSPNVGNLSFLWKLNLENNSFYNEIPPEIGRLHRLEVLLLNNNTISGTIPSNLSSCAKLRVFHVAVNNLVGEIPTELGTLPKLRFFVIHKNVLTGIIPPSFGNLSSLEGFSVAYNNLGGSIPVSFGQLTKLKIFAVGSNRLSGTIPPLFFNISSITKIDVAVNQIQGYLPSDIGITLPNLETFTISNNQFIGSIPISISSASNLCILNLARNKLTGKVPSLEKLNRVRLFSIAENQLGNGGANDLSFLCSLSNATNLRDLEINSNNFGGKLPKCIGNISTSLTFFYLNNNKISGNIPSVIGNLINLEDIEMWNNKFSGNIPSILGNLQKLQFLDLSQNNFNGNIPSSLGNLTNLLELYLGDNNLQGSIPSSLSQCQNLITFHLPRNNLSGIISSQVIGLSFSPNSLDLSGNQFTGILPMEIGKLKNLEHLDISENMLFGKIPAHLARCVKLEFLAMRRNFFQGVVPSSWKSLRGLEHLDLSNNNFSGMIPKFLESFDFLKLLNLSYNHFEGEVPTNGVFKNASATSIKGNGKLCGGIPNFQLPNCNNNKSKKRKLTLMLKRIIFILFGLLGVTLVLSFLFLYSSRKKRRENTSSDSINLFLNVSYKSLQNATNRFSFDNLIGVGSFGSVYKGTLDQYRHAVAIKVLKLGRHGASKSFKVECEVLRNIKHRNLVQLLTACSSIDNQGHDFKALVYEFLGNGNLDEWLHPTPITNDALEKPRKLSFLQRLNIAIDVANALDYLHYYCETPIVHCDLKPSNVLLDDEMVGHVSDFGLARFPHDIIQDSSTNQLSSIGIRGTIGYTPPEYGMGNEVSIYGDVYSYGILLLEMFTGKRPIDNMFHDNLSLRDFVKETLPEQIIDIIDPAILEERQKGERRMNDTWNGNRNGSFKIHECLILILGIGVACSTEILRERMNISAVVVELLSIRQNFLGTSINTTQTEFKRQVHKTDDYF